A single genomic interval of Mucilaginibacter robiniae harbors:
- the dnaN gene encoding DNA polymerase III subunit beta has translation MRFIVSTLTLLKQLQSVSGALSSSTVLPILENFLFEIKDGNLTISATDLQTSMTTSLAVEAKENGRIAIPSRILLDTLKSLPEQPISFSVDDKTFAIEISAGDGKYKLSGENGDDFPKIPVVENPSSVNLPASVLGEAINKTLFAVSNDELRPAMTGVFCQLSTQNLTFVATDAHKLVRYRRNDAQGATNTSFILPKKALNLLKSALPAEDVTVSVEYNNTSAFFKFGNINLVCRLIDERYPDYEAVIPQNNPNRMLIDRLSFLGTLQRVAIYANKTTHQVRLKLSGNELNISSEDIDFANEAHERLSCQYEGEDLEIGFNARFLIEMLKNLGSEEVALQMSTPNRAGLLLPQGSDENEDVLMLVMPVMLNSYA, from the coding sequence ATGAGATTTATTGTTTCAACATTAACCTTACTGAAGCAATTGCAGTCGGTAAGTGGTGCATTAAGCAGCAGCACGGTACTACCTATCCTGGAAAATTTCCTGTTTGAAATTAAGGATGGTAACCTGACCATATCTGCCACCGATTTGCAAACCAGCATGACCACTTCGCTGGCGGTTGAGGCTAAAGAGAACGGCCGTATTGCTATTCCATCACGCATATTGCTGGATACGCTGAAATCATTACCAGAGCAGCCGATCTCATTTTCAGTAGATGATAAAACTTTTGCTATCGAGATCAGTGCCGGCGATGGAAAATATAAACTGAGCGGCGAAAACGGCGACGACTTCCCTAAAATTCCGGTGGTTGAAAATCCTTCATCTGTCAACTTGCCGGCATCCGTATTGGGCGAGGCGATCAATAAAACCCTGTTTGCCGTAAGTAATGATGAGTTGCGCCCGGCCATGACCGGCGTATTCTGCCAGTTATCTACCCAAAACTTAACTTTTGTAGCTACTGACGCGCACAAACTGGTACGTTACCGCCGTAATGATGCACAGGGCGCCACCAATACTTCGTTTATTCTACCTAAAAAGGCGCTTAACCTTTTAAAATCAGCTTTACCAGCTGAGGATGTAACTGTTTCGGTAGAGTACAACAACACCAGTGCTTTCTTCAAGTTCGGCAACATTAACCTGGTATGCCGCCTGATTGACGAGCGTTACCCGGACTATGAAGCTGTTATTCCGCAAAATAACCCTAACCGTATGCTGATTGATCGCTTGTCGTTTTTGGGTACGTTGCAGCGTGTAGCCATTTATGCCAATAAAACCACCCACCAGGTACGTTTGAAATTGAGCGGCAACGAACTGAATATATCATCAGAAGATATTGATTTTGCTAATGAGGCACACGAACGCTTAAGCTGCCAGTATGAAGGTGAGGATTTGGAAATTGGCTTTAACGCCCGTTTCCTGATTGAGATGCTGAAAAATCTGGGTAGTGAAGAAGTAGCTTTACAAATGTCAACCCCGAACCGCGCCGGCTTGTTGTTGCCTCAAGGTAGTGATGAGAACGAAGACGTACTGATGCTGGTAATGCCGGTAATGCTAAACAGCTACGCCTAA
- a CDS encoding DUF4397 domain-containing protein, which yields MRKFKYCILLIVAAIACLTACKKNNDVVATVDNTRLSVINATTDPINIYLNGTRQNSTSGIYTGGSTGYLTIAAGTETFAFKHNFNNVDFSNTDTLFTLPLTLPYVAPVTVSDITTSYAYSLFVTGNTRSDTFLTKDTLTANSSSLPEMRFINAAPTVPNLQIKLDGTVLFTSNAYKSVSTFQTLASSGDKVITVINTATGGTIYTTTVSLTSSSIYTLVALGTLKGTGTSAFRVGLLTNQ from the coding sequence ATGAGAAAATTTAAATACTGTATTTTACTGATAGTAGCTGCCATAGCTTGCCTAACTGCCTGCAAAAAAAACAATGATGTTGTTGCAACGGTAGATAATACCAGGCTATCAGTAATTAATGCCACTACTGATCCTATCAACATTTATTTAAATGGCACTCGGCAAAACAGTACCAGCGGTATTTATACAGGTGGCTCAACCGGCTATCTTACTATTGCTGCAGGAACCGAAACTTTTGCCTTTAAGCATAACTTCAACAACGTAGATTTTTCCAACACCGATACTTTATTTACCCTGCCTCTAACTTTACCTTATGTAGCACCGGTTACAGTATCAGATATTACAACCAGTTACGCTTACTCGTTATTTGTAACCGGCAATACCCGCAGTGATACTTTTTTAACTAAAGATACGCTGACTGCAAATTCTTCATCTCTACCTGAAATGAGATTTATTAATGCTGCTCCAACTGTACCTAACTTACAAATAAAGTTAGATGGTACAGTACTGTTTACCAGCAATGCCTACAAATCAGTTAGTACGTTTCAGACGCTGGCCAGCAGTGGCGACAAAGTAATTACAGTTATTAACACGGCTACTGGTGGCACTATTTACACCACCACTGTTTCTTTAACATCAAGCAGTATATATACTTTAGTTGCACTAGGTACGTTAAAAGGCACAGGTACTTCAGCGTTCAGAGTAGGATTATTAACTAATCAGTAA
- a CDS encoding DUF4397 domain-containing protein, whose amino-acid sequence MQTYKSVYWRIAGVAFSLLLFLAACKKSNDTTPAATSVQLQILNFSPDAYPVAFFLNDVQQNRTAATGITSVKTYYSYASRTGTTSSDYFYLSSAQYPLQIRSTKTLNRVISTDDTTALNSYTKYTVYVVGLDADNTLTSVTTNDNAEPLPSIGKGGKVRYINLSPRTASSAYDIYANGIKVNEFTNVLFKKKSAYVTLPAGNYIFKAFATGNSTDALTTMSSFTIQDGHLYTLFAQGLSSRTDSAALSLGVITNQ is encoded by the coding sequence ATGCAAACATATAAATCAGTTTATTGGCGTATAGCAGGTGTAGCCTTCAGTTTGCTCCTGTTTTTGGCAGCCTGCAAAAAATCAAATGATACTACACCCGCTGCCACCAGTGTACAATTGCAAATACTTAATTTCAGTCCGGATGCGTACCCGGTAGCTTTTTTCCTGAACGATGTACAGCAAAACCGCACAGCTGCAACGGGTATCACTAGCGTTAAAACGTACTACTCTTACGCATCACGTACGGGTACCACATCGTCTGATTATTTCTATCTAAGCTCTGCCCAGTATCCACTGCAAATTCGTTCTACCAAAACCTTAAACCGCGTTATTTCTACTGACGACACCACTGCGCTAAACTCTTATACTAAATACACCGTGTACGTAGTCGGTTTAGATGCTGATAATACGCTTACCTCAGTAACCACCAATGATAATGCAGAACCTTTGCCCAGCATAGGCAAGGGTGGAAAAGTTCGGTACATTAACTTATCGCCTCGCACGGCTAGTTCAGCGTATGATATTTATGCCAATGGCATTAAGGTTAATGAGTTCACTAACGTCTTATTCAAAAAAAAATCTGCTTACGTAACGCTGCCAGCCGGTAATTACATTTTTAAAGCATTTGCTACCGGCAATAGTACGGATGCTTTAACCACTATGAGCAGCTTTACCATTCAGGATGGGCATTTGTACACCTTGTTTGCACAAGGCTTATCCAGCCGTACCGATTCAGCCGCTTTGAGCTTGGGGGTAATTACCAATCAGTAA
- a CDS encoding DedA family protein, producing the protein MDFLHSLIDFILHIDKHLAEIISNYQGWTYLILFFIIFAETGFVVTPFLPGDSLLFAAGALVAAGNTGLNIYLLTTLLIAAAFLGNTVNYELGKYFGAKVFKPENKVLKLDYYLKTQAFFDKHGPLAVILSRFMPIIRTIAPFVAGVGRMPLSKYSLYNIVGGTAWIIVFLFAGYLLGNIPFFKQHFSLIALAIILVSIIPPIIAAVRSRMVRK; encoded by the coding sequence TTGGACTTTCTGCATTCCCTAATCGACTTTATCCTGCACATTGATAAGCACCTGGCCGAAATTATCAGCAATTATCAGGGCTGGACGTACCTGATTCTGTTCTTCATCATTTTTGCAGAAACCGGTTTTGTGGTTACCCCCTTCTTACCCGGCGATTCGCTGCTGTTTGCCGCAGGTGCTCTTGTTGCTGCCGGTAATACAGGTTTGAATATTTACTTGTTAACCACGCTGCTGATTGCGGCTGCCTTTTTAGGCAATACCGTTAATTACGAACTAGGCAAATACTTTGGTGCCAAAGTATTTAAACCCGAAAACAAAGTCCTCAAGCTCGATTACTATTTAAAAACGCAGGCATTTTTTGATAAACATGGTCCGCTGGCAGTTATTTTAAGCCGCTTTATGCCGATCATCCGTACCATTGCTCCCTTTGTGGCTGGTGTAGGCCGTATGCCACTATCTAAATACAGTTTATACAACATTGTGGGTGGCACAGCGTGGATTATTGTTTTCCTGTTTGCGGGTTACCTGCTGGGGAATATCCCTTTCTTCAAACAACATTTTTCATTGATTGCGCTGGCTATTATCCTGGTTTCTATCATTCCTCCTATTATAGCGGCTGTGCGCAGCAGAATGGTTCGTAAGTAA
- a CDS encoding carboxypeptidase-like regulatory domain-containing protein: MMYRVWLIAIILCLTTCYAHSQELRGRVFESKTRITLPGINVQNLSSKQTATTDNNGKFSIKAKVNDMLIFKGFAYQNDTLVVTSLSECEVFLLPETHLLKEVKISTSEGEAITYHDPNFHGQSVNYQTDANGNYKGGLNFRIWSNRATERKRLKLEDQERYDRVTRQIDAIFNSKKMLDYVPLTGTEMDNFIALYTPSVDAFQSRDFNLLVYINTCYRKFMQMPADQRLGHTADQVLKPNQ; the protein is encoded by the coding sequence ATGATGTATCGTGTATGGCTTATAGCTATTATACTTTGCCTAACCACTTGCTACGCCCATAGCCAGGAATTACGCGGACGTGTATTTGAAAGTAAAACCCGCATTACCCTGCCGGGCATTAACGTTCAGAACCTGAGCAGCAAACAAACGGCTACTACTGATAACAATGGCAAGTTCAGCATTAAGGCAAAGGTGAATGATATGCTGATTTTTAAAGGCTTTGCTTACCAGAATGATACGCTGGTAGTAACTAGCTTGAGCGAGTGTGAAGTCTTTTTACTGCCTGAAACCCACCTGCTTAAAGAAGTAAAAATTTCTACTTCGGAAGGTGAAGCCATTACCTACCATGACCCTAATTTTCATGGACAAAGTGTAAACTACCAAACCGATGCCAATGGTAATTACAAAGGTGGCTTGAACTTCAGGATATGGTCGAACCGGGCTACAGAAAGAAAAAGGCTGAAGCTGGAAGATCAGGAAAGATACGACAGGGTTACCCGGCAGATTGATGCTATTTTTAACAGCAAAAAAATGTTAGACTATGTACCGCTAACCGGTACGGAAATGGATAACTTCATCGCTTTATACACCCCATCGGTAGATGCTTTTCAGTCTCGTGATTTTAACCTGCTGGTTTACATTAATACCTGCTACCGCAAGTTTATGCAAATGCCCGCCGATCAGCGGTTAGGCCACACAGCAGACCAAGTTTTAAAACCTAATCAGTAA
- a CDS encoding alpha/beta hydrolase: protein MKQLFIFLLLLVGGLQVQAQQQYVTLKNLPYYADSLDKTDEYKTSRCRLDLYYPKGAKNYATVVWFHGGGITAGNKEIPKALMEKGFAVIGVGYRLSPKVKAPTYIEDAAAAIAWTFKHIAQYGGNNKLIFVSGHSAGGYLVSMVTLDKRYLQKYDIDANRIAALIPFSPQVITHFTIRQERGIKDTQPIIDEYAPLYHVRADAPPVLLITGDRELEMLGRYEENAYMARMMKLAGHKRTRLYELDGFDHGNMPEPAFPLLIKEVRNISKEILAK, encoded by the coding sequence ATGAAACAGCTTTTTATTTTTTTACTGTTGCTGGTAGGCGGTTTACAGGTACAAGCGCAACAACAATATGTTACCCTGAAAAACCTACCCTATTACGCCGATTCGCTCGATAAAACCGACGAATACAAAACCAGCCGTTGCCGGTTAGATTTGTACTACCCGAAAGGCGCAAAGAACTATGCTACGGTAGTCTGGTTTCATGGTGGTGGCATTACAGCTGGCAATAAAGAAATACCTAAGGCTTTAATGGAAAAAGGCTTTGCGGTGATCGGCGTAGGTTACCGCTTATCGCCCAAGGTAAAAGCGCCTACTTATATTGAAGATGCAGCTGCGGCCATTGCCTGGACGTTCAAACACATTGCTCAATATGGCGGTAACAACAAACTCATTTTTGTTTCGGGTCATTCGGCAGGCGGCTACCTGGTTTCTATGGTTACGCTGGATAAACGGTATTTACAGAAATACGATATTGATGCCAACCGTATAGCGGCTTTAATTCCTTTTAGTCCGCAGGTGATTACGCATTTCACCATCCGTCAGGAAAGAGGCATTAAAGATACGCAGCCCATTATTGATGAGTACGCTCCACTTTACCATGTTCGGGCAGATGCGCCACCCGTATTGCTCATTACCGGCGACCGTGAATTGGAAATGCTGGGCCGTTATGAGGAAAATGCTTATATGGCTCGCATGATGAAACTAGCCGGCCACAAAAGAACCCGTCTGTACGAACTCGATGGCTTTGACCACGGGAACATGCCCGAACCTGCCTTTCCACTGCTGATTAAGGAAGTGAGAAACATATCGAAAGAGATATTGGCGAAGTGA
- a CDS encoding transposase — protein MQLNTIYFYTASILNWIPLLQADKFKHIILSSLIHLVEQKKMKVYGFVIMPNHIHLIWSNLAVNGKEMPHASFMKFTGHAFQKELRLTNSFLLEQFKVERNSRTYQFWQRNALPIELYTRQVLEQKLDYIHTNPLQQHWNLATDPNDYVYSSCSFYEKEDQRYSWLTHYRDDL, from the coding sequence GTGCAGCTTAATACTATTTATTTCTATACCGCTTCTATTCTGAACTGGATTCCATTGCTACAAGCCGACAAGTTCAAACACATCATTTTAAGTAGCTTAATCCATTTGGTTGAACAAAAGAAAATGAAAGTGTATGGTTTCGTAATTATGCCTAATCACATTCATTTAATATGGTCAAATCTTGCTGTAAATGGCAAAGAAATGCCTCATGCCAGTTTCATGAAGTTTACCGGACATGCTTTTCAAAAAGAGTTACGGTTAACCAACTCATTCTTACTAGAACAATTTAAAGTGGAACGCAACAGCAGAACATACCAGTTTTGGCAACGAAATGCGTTGCCTATCGAGCTATATACACGCCAAGTATTAGAACAAAAATTGGATTACATTCATACTAACCCTTTGCAGCAGCACTGGAACTTGGCTACCGACCCAAACGATTATGTGTACTCTTCCTGCTCCTTTTACGAAAAAGAAGATCAGCGATATTCCTGGTTAACTCATTATAGGGATGATCTGTAA
- a CDS encoding DUF4431 domain-containing protein: MNATWASGAIELLEHADGHINLTTAFDKRIAFISIDNAVETSIKIYLSLPNFGGTSGPSKREVDECNNSFSKYLLLLEKYASKKLVGIEIADIEFFHRIRNKLYHEGTGLSVDEEQLNAYYRIVKILLEKLFNVNYTSKFEGLSLERVIETWNQIEEYLSEIFAGLRNGGTYKWEEAVHEGLLYYDLVFQITELQLLRNKVVHSNNIDKDELSSAVKKSDFVRNELKEIIKKRNFFFDPSISEIKGKVSLNYFSGIYYNSIGDSNNELLNEELQETVWMLNLETPINVHQETAIAESGGYNSSQYDIQRVQLALGYYKSDLKKFEGKTVIIKGKFWGAHTSHHYTSVLLDVISIKE; encoded by the coding sequence ATGAATGCAACTTGGGCTTCAGGCGCAATTGAGTTACTTGAACATGCAGATGGACATATTAATCTAACTACTGCATTTGATAAACGCATAGCTTTTATAAGTATTGATAATGCCGTTGAAACAAGCATCAAAATTTATCTATCGCTACCTAACTTTGGGGGAACTTCTGGACCTTCCAAAAGAGAGGTTGATGAATGTAACAATAGTTTTAGTAAATATCTTCTGCTATTGGAAAAATATGCAAGTAAAAAGTTAGTAGGTATTGAGATTGCTGATATTGAGTTCTTTCATAGGATAAGAAATAAGCTATATCATGAAGGAACAGGACTGAGTGTTGATGAAGAACAATTAAATGCCTACTACAGAATCGTAAAAATTTTATTAGAGAAACTTTTCAATGTTAATTACACCTCAAAATTTGAAGGTTTGTCATTAGAAAGAGTAATTGAAACCTGGAATCAGATTGAGGAGTATTTGTCTGAAATCTTTGCTGGCTTACGTAATGGTGGAACCTACAAGTGGGAAGAGGCTGTTCATGAAGGATTATTATACTACGACTTGGTCTTTCAGATTACTGAACTACAATTATTAAGGAACAAAGTAGTTCATTCAAACAATATTGACAAAGATGAATTGTCGAGTGCCGTCAAAAAATCCGATTTCGTTAGAAATGAATTGAAAGAAATTATTAAAAAAAGAAACTTCTTTTTTGATCCATCAATATCTGAAATAAAAGGTAAGGTCTCTTTAAATTATTTTAGTGGCATTTATTACAATAGCATAGGCGATTCAAATAACGAACTTTTGAATGAAGAATTGCAAGAAACGGTCTGGATGTTAAATTTGGAAACACCTATCAATGTTCATCAAGAAACAGCTATTGCAGAATCTGGAGGCTATAATTCTTCACAGTATGACATCCAAAGAGTTCAATTAGCATTAGGGTATTATAAATCTGATTTAAAGAAATTTGAGGGTAAAACAGTCATAATTAAAGGAAAATTTTGGGGTGCACATACATCACATCATTACACATCTGTACTCTTAGACGTTATAAGTATAAAAGAATAA